The genome window TCGCCAAGCTTGAAGGCGTTGCTGCAGACGATATCGGGATCATTACCATTCAAGACAATGTAACAGATGTGGAGATTCTGAATGGCAAAGGACCACTCGTACTGGAGCTTATGCAGAATACAACGATCAAAAAGATGCAGCTCAAGGTTCGTAAAGGTCATAAGTAGCAGAATTACATCGGAAATTCGATTCAAGGGTAGCGGACCGTGCAGCTACCATACAAAGAGAACTACGCAAACGCAACAAAAAGATAGAAAATCATACCAAGCAACAGATCCACCTCATCCGGTTACAAAACAAGGGATAACAGGCCTTTAGCAGGTCGTTATCCCTTGTTTGCTCTTTTGTTGAGAATCATTGCCTCCTTATCCTGTCAGTTCATGTGATACATGATATGGATCAGCATTACGCGGAGTCCATCACACTGCAAGCAATGTTAGAGATGTGATCCCCCACTGGCATCGAGACATTGTCCGGTAACCCAGCGGCTGTCTGCTGACGCAAGAAATGCAGCTACATCTGCGACATCTTCAGGCTCTCCCCAGCGATTAAGAACAGACAAACCTGCTGCATATGCCTGTCCATGCGGGTTCGTGAGTGTTGCTGCATTCATCTCGGTATTAATAATGCCTGGCTGGATCGCGTTGACCGTAATCTGGCGACTTCCCAGCTCTTTGGCCAGTAGCTTGGTGAGGGTATCCACCGCCCCCTTCGTCATGCTATAGGCGAACACGCCCGGGGAAGCCACTCGTGTAACAAAAGAAGAAATATTAATGATTCGCCCGCCATCCCGCAGACGCGGAACGGCCTGCTGGCTGACAAACAGGGGGGCTTTGACATTTATGTTCATCACTTCGTCGAAGGAAGCTTCTGTCGTCTCCTCCAGACCAAGAACCTGCCCGATGCCTGCATTATTTACCAGAATATCCAGACTGCCATCTCGTCCATGCTTCCGAACAGCATCATCGACCTGCGCAAATAATGCATGAATTCCATCCAGCGTGCGCAAATCCGCTCCAATGGCTTGCGCCTGTCCACCATGTTCTGTAATATGCCGCACAACCTGCTCCGCTTCGTCTTGTCGTGTCCCGAAGTGCACAAGCACATGTGCACCCTCCTGTGCCAGACGCATTGCAATACTGCGACCGATGCCTCTGCTTGCTCCTGTTACCAAGGCCATCTGCCCTTCAAGTCTTCTGCATATCTCGTTCATAACGTCATCCCCCTACTGAATAAGTAGCACCCGTCACGGGCACAAGACAGTTATATCACGAGACGACATACAAAATGTTGCTCTCCTATTCGGTAAGGACACTCCGTTCAGCGATAGCCATCATATCCGTATATCCTCCGAGCGTAGCCGAAGCTCCAGCAGGTTCGCTGGCTAGCCCTCCTTATGACACCAGGCAGTTTCATTTTCATTCTGCATTCGTGCCCTCGCTCTTGCTGCTCTTGCCCTCTGCCTGCTGCTGAGTTCATCTCTCATTGAAATGTTCACTTGCCAAAGATTGTAAATCAACTACAATATAAATGAAAACGCTTTTATATTTCTATTATCTGTGGAGGTGTATGTAATGGGTAACAGGAAAGCGGTCTGGTTACTGGTCTTTGCACTCACGTTCACCCTGTTTGGACTTCATCCTGAGCGAACAAGCGCAGCAAGTGTCACGATCACCAACGGTACCGATTGGCTCGACACCGCAGGCAATCCCATCCATGCGAACAGCGGCAACATTCTACAGGTAGGTTCGATGTATTATCTGTACGGTGAACATGCGGTGAGCGGCAGATTCGACAGCGTGAACGTCTACACCTCCACCGATCTGAAGAACTGGACTTTCAGCAACGCCATCCTGACGAAAGATTCCGCAACCGAGCTGGCCTCCAGCAAGATTGAACGCCCCAAAGTCATCTATAATGCATCAACCAACCAGTATGTGCTCTGGGCACACTATGAGAATGGCACAGACTACAACCTCGGGCGTGTAGCGGTGGCAACGAGCAATACCCCAAATGGCAAATTCACCTATGAGGGCAGCTTCCGCCCACTCAATTATGAATCCCGTGACATGAACGTCTTTGTTGATACAGATGGCACAGGTTATCTGGTTACTGCTTCACGCAAAAATGGCGGTGCCAATGATTCGATGGCTATTTTCAAAATGAATGCAAGTTACACCGGAATACAATCCTTCGAAGGCTGGCTGTTCGAGAATGCCTACCGCGAAGCGCCTGCCGTTGTGAAAAAAGGAAACCGTTACTACCTCTTCACCTCCCAAGCCGCTGGCTGGTATCCGAATCAGGGGGCATATGCTACAGCAACTTCCATGGCGGGCCCGTGGACTGCACTTACACCATATGGAAATCCATCTGCCTTCGGTTCGCAGATTCATAATATTGCCACGATTACAGGCAGCAGCACCACATCCTACATCTACATGGCAGACCGCTGGAACCCCATGAGTATTGGAGAGCACAAACATATCTGGCTACCGCTAACCTTGAATGATTCGAATGGAACAGCATCACTGGAGTGGTATACAACGTGGAATATCGACGCAGCGACAGGCATCGTAACCCCGCCTGCTCTCGTCAACCATGCACAAGGCAAAACAGCTACCGCCATCTCCACAGCCTCCGGCTCATCCGCATCCAACGTCAATGACGGGAACTACCAGACGTCTTGGGTAGCTTCCTCCAATAGCTGGCCTGCATGGTGGCAGGTGGACTTCGGCGCACCGAAGACGATCACGGAGATCGATACGTCCTGGTTTATGTATAAAGGTTCCGAAGGGTACTACAAATATAAAATCGAAATTAGCAACGATGGTATCAATTACTCCACATTGGATCGCACCAACAATCTGACCTATGGTTTCACCACGGACGCTGTGCATTTCACCGCACGTTATGTCCGAATTAATATGGTGAACGCCGTCTTGTGGAATAATCCAGGGAACTGGTACACCCCAACCCTGCACGAGGTCAAAATGTTGGGTCCAGCCACACCGGAAGCCACAGGGTACAGCCGCTTCAGTTCACACAACGTTCCGGATCGATACATCCGTCATGCCAACTACATCGCACGGATTGACGCTAATGTCTCTCCTGCGCTGGACTCCCAGTTCCGTGTCGTACCGGGTCTAGCGAGTTCCACGGGAATTTCACTGGAATCCATTAACTTCCCCGGCTACTTTCTGAAGCGCAACGCCAGCAACAAAATTGTACTTGAAGCCTACGCCGACACCGCTGCCTACAAGGGAGATGCCACGTTCTTGAGCAGCCCTGGTTGGGCTGACAGCACCAAAGTTTCCCTTCAATCATACAGTCAGCCAGGATATTACATCCGGCATTATGATTATGTACTGCAGTTGGATGCTGTCAATGCAACTAGCAGCGCAACAGTGAAGGGTGATGCCACGTTTGGGCGGACTAATTTCTAAGAAAATGAATTGGAGATGAAAATTTAGGCTTAGCCAGGTTTGGTGGGTTGCGCGAAGCAATGGGAGGCATAACGTGCCGGAGACACAAACGCTGCATGAATTACAATAAATTATAGAATATATGCAAAAAAGCCTACTCCGATGGGAGTAGGCTCTTCTGCCAGTCTGATCTATCAAAGTTATTTGAAATTAGGATCAAACTTCATCATGTTCATTTTACCTTGTTCCTTATAACTCACATAGATGTTATCGGTGCTGTCTATGGTGATGTCTAGCTGAAGAGCATCACCAGTGGAGAACCCGGCAGATCCTACGGGTCTCCAGTCCATATTCTCATATTTCAACACAGTCACCCTGTTGCCGTTTGCTGCATCTCGATAAGCAACGTAAGGTGTTCCTTCGCTGTCAAAGGCCATATCCATGCTTACTTCTTGAGATGAACCCACCGAGAATCCGGGAGTGCTCACCTTTTCCCATGCTGTATCTTCTGATGGAGTGGAGTGCGGATATTTCCACATTTCAACACCATTGGAACTGCTCAGATAGATCATATAAGGTACGCCAGATGGATCCAGCGCGGATGCAGCATCCATATTCGGAGTTATTTGGTATGGATATAATTTAGGGTCTAATTGTTTCCATGACCCATCTGCCAGACTATATCCTATTGCCACAGGGGTACTAGATGACCTGAATGGAGCAAATAAATACATGCCGTTGTTTGGTAATGGTGCGAGGAAGGCTCTTAGACCTGCGAATGCCTGTATTCTCGCTTCTTGTATCCGTCCCCTATCGCTATAATACCTCCATGACATGAGCATTGACGGTTCCGCAGCATTACCGACCAAAGCACCTCTAAACATCAGAAAAGGATTATCATCCTTATCAAAGGTAATGAAGAAGCTATCTTGAACTGTATCTACTTTTCTGCTCGTCTTACCATCATTCCAACTGAAGTCTGAGACAGTAGATACTGCTCTCCACCACTTATGTTCATCATTATAATTCTTAAAGCTTACTTTACCTGAGCTATTCCTATAAGCAACATAAAGCTTGTCCTTACTGTCTATTCCAAGCGATATAGCTGAGCTCCCTAATCCTCCCGCTTTTTCAAGATCGCTTTGATTACCCAAGGGCTGCCACGTGCCTCCCTTATATTGCATTACAAATACTTCGTAATTGTCCTTTATATAAGCCACGTAAGGAGTCCCTTGACTGTCGAAGATGACATTGGACTTACTATTCAATTCCAACAAGTCACCTACTTGTAGCCATGATGTCATGGTCCACTTCGCGTACAAGGTGATGTTTGACGTCACCGGCGTCCCGAAGTCGTAGACGATCTCCAGATCGGGATCGCTGTACCATCCTTCAAATCGATACCCTGCCCACTTCAGCGCAGCAGGTGCCACAGCTTTGTCGCCAGTAACCACCGTCTGACTACCTACTGCTGCCCCCCCGTTACTGTCAAAGTCCACCGTGCGGCTGTTGAATGTCCACTTCGCGTACAGCGCGAGGTTACTCGTCACCGATGTCGTGAAACTGTAGG of Paenibacillus sp. FSL R5-0517 contains these proteins:
- a CDS encoding glucose 1-dehydrogenase: MNEICRRLEGQMALVTGASRGIGRSIAMRLAQEGAHVLVHFGTRQDEAEQVVRHITEHGGQAQAIGADLRTLDGIHALFAQVDDAVRKHGRDGSLDILVNNAGIGQVLGLEETTEASFDEVMNINVKAPLFVSQQAVPRLRDGGRIINISSFVTRVASPGVFAYSMTKGAVDTLTKLLAKELGSRQITVNAIQPGIINTEMNAATLTNPHGQAYAAGLSVLNRWGEPEDVADVAAFLASADSRWVTGQCLDASGGSHL
- a CDS encoding AbfB domain-containing protein, which translates into the protein MGNRKAVWLLVFALTFTLFGLHPERTSAASVTITNGTDWLDTAGNPIHANSGNILQVGSMYYLYGEHAVSGRFDSVNVYTSTDLKNWTFSNAILTKDSATELASSKIERPKVIYNASTNQYVLWAHYENGTDYNLGRVAVATSNTPNGKFTYEGSFRPLNYESRDMNVFVDTDGTGYLVTASRKNGGANDSMAIFKMNASYTGIQSFEGWLFENAYREAPAVVKKGNRYYLFTSQAAGWYPNQGAYATATSMAGPWTALTPYGNPSAFGSQIHNIATITGSSTTSYIYMADRWNPMSIGEHKHIWLPLTLNDSNGTASLEWYTTWNIDAATGIVTPPALVNHAQGKTATAISTASGSSASNVNDGNYQTSWVASSNSWPAWWQVDFGAPKTITEIDTSWFMYKGSEGYYKYKIEISNDGINYSTLDRTNNLTYGFTTDAVHFTARYVRINMVNAVLWNNPGNWYTPTLHEVKMLGPATPEATGYSRFSSHNVPDRYIRHANYIARIDANVSPALDSQFRVVPGLASSTGISLESINFPGYFLKRNASNKIVLEAYADTAAYKGDATFLSSPGWADSTKVSLQSYSQPGYYIRHYDYVLQLDAVNATSSATVKGDATFGRTNF